A single genomic interval of Noviherbaspirillum saxi harbors:
- a CDS encoding IS110 family transposase yields the protein MVKRNRPLPLKPSKSRAALTITHPNAAGIDIGSASHYVAVPPDRDDEPVREFPSFTADLHALADWLTACGVDTVALESTGVYWIALFELLESRGFTVLLVNARHVKNVSGRKSDVLDCQWLQQLMTYGLLHGAFRPADAVCVLRSLWRQRGMLLRGQGRQVQHMQKALTQMNIQLTNVISDVAGETGQKILRAIIEGERDPYALAAMKNVRIRASTAEIAKSLQGSWRPEHLFALKQALDMFDFIGMQLAECDREIEQQLQSLQAHDGEPARGKKRSRARNAPKFDLRTQLFKVCGVDLTRIDGIDVTTALAVISETGADMSRFPSVGHFTSWLGLCPGTKITGGKVMSGKTKRVANRAAQALRLAAAALRSSQSALGAYFRRMCARMDKPKAVTAAAHKLARLIYTMLTKGEEYTDQGQEYYEERYRERVLRHMSRRAEKMGMKLIALEQAA from the coding sequence ATGGTAAAACGCAATCGCCCCCTCCCGCTCAAACCGAGCAAGTCCCGAGCCGCACTGACCATTACCCACCCCAATGCCGCCGGCATCGATATCGGCAGCGCGAGCCACTATGTGGCCGTGCCGCCCGATCGGGACGACGAGCCGGTGCGCGAGTTTCCCAGCTTTACTGCCGACCTGCACGCCTTGGCCGATTGGCTCACGGCATGCGGTGTCGATACGGTGGCCCTGGAATCGACCGGCGTGTACTGGATTGCCTTGTTTGAACTGCTGGAGTCGCGCGGTTTCACCGTGCTGCTGGTCAACGCGCGGCATGTCAAGAACGTCTCGGGCCGCAAGTCCGATGTGCTGGATTGCCAGTGGTTGCAGCAGCTCATGACCTACGGCTTGCTCCACGGCGCATTTCGCCCCGCCGACGCGGTGTGCGTGTTGCGTTCGCTGTGGCGCCAGCGCGGTATGCTCTTGCGCGGCCAGGGGCGGCAGGTGCAGCACATGCAAAAGGCCCTCACGCAGATGAACATCCAGTTGACCAACGTCATCTCCGACGTGGCTGGCGAGACCGGCCAGAAGATCCTGCGCGCCATCATTGAGGGCGAACGCGATCCGTACGCGCTGGCGGCGATGAAGAACGTGCGCATTCGCGCCAGCACTGCCGAAATCGCCAAGAGCCTGCAAGGCTCTTGGCGCCCCGAGCATTTGTTTGCGCTTAAGCAGGCGCTGGACATGTTCGATTTCATCGGCATGCAACTGGCCGAGTGCGATCGTGAAATCGAACAGCAACTGCAAAGCCTGCAGGCTCATGACGGCGAGCCCGCCCGTGGCAAGAAGCGCAGCCGTGCCCGCAACGCGCCGAAGTTCGACTTGCGCACACAGTTGTTCAAGGTCTGCGGCGTGGACCTCACGCGCATCGACGGCATCGATGTCACGACCGCCTTGGCGGTGATCTCAGAAACCGGCGCGGACATGTCGCGCTTCCCTTCGGTGGGGCACTTCACGAGTTGGCTGGGCTTGTGCCCCGGTACCAAGATTACGGGCGGCAAGGTCATGAGTGGCAAGACCAAGCGCGTCGCCAATCGCGCCGCGCAAGCGTTGCGATTGGCCGCAGCGGCGCTGCGCAGCAGCCAGTCGGCGCTGGGGGCGTACTTCCGCAGAATGTGCGCGCGCATGGACAAGCCCAAGGCAGTGACTGCGGCGGCGCATAAACTGGCGCGCTTGATCTACACGATGCTGACCAAGGGCGAGGAGTACACCGACCAGGGGCAGG